A section of the Metasolibacillus fluoroglycofenilyticus genome encodes:
- a CDS encoding G5 and 3D domain-containing protein, which translates to MSNNSMKSQFLGSLRSKETRAKILSFVLFAAVISFVLFQGTKSPVIIMADGEEQKVATHAKTVGELLEARDINVSQYDKVSPSLDTKIVSGMTIEWEQAKEVIVSVDGEESSVWTTEKIVKNILEEANIEVTEHDKISQSLTTEIEADNKIDIQKAFQLTLVDGLEERQVWSTSTTVANFLKQQEIQLGEFDRVENKLEDVITPAEKIVVVRVEKVTDVVEESVDFAVEKKNDSSLLKGKEKVVTEGVAGKVERTYEVVKENGKVVEKTLKSENVTKKPTTKVVAVGTKVVTASVSRSNSAAPAGGTEFYVTATAYTPYCNGCSGISAAGINLRSDPGLKLIAVDPRVIPLGTKVWVEGYGYAIAGDTGGAIKGNKIDILVQTKQQAYSWGRKQVRIKVLN; encoded by the coding sequence ATGTCAAATAATTCCATGAAAAGCCAGTTCTTAGGATCATTGAGGAGCAAGGAAACAAGAGCAAAAATATTATCGTTTGTCTTGTTTGCAGCTGTAATTTCATTCGTTCTTTTCCAAGGAACGAAATCACCTGTCATTATTATGGCGGATGGGGAAGAGCAAAAAGTAGCAACACACGCAAAAACGGTCGGCGAGCTTTTAGAGGCACGCGACATTAACGTATCACAATATGATAAAGTATCACCCTCATTAGATACCAAAATCGTTAGTGGAATGACGATTGAATGGGAACAGGCAAAAGAAGTAATCGTTTCAGTTGACGGAGAAGAGTCAAGTGTATGGACAACTGAAAAAATAGTGAAGAACATTTTGGAAGAAGCAAATATCGAAGTAACAGAGCACGATAAAATATCACAAAGCTTGACTACTGAAATAGAGGCAGATAACAAAATCGATATTCAAAAGGCGTTTCAGTTAACGCTTGTCGATGGTTTAGAAGAGAGACAAGTTTGGTCCACTTCGACTACGGTCGCTAACTTTTTAAAACAACAAGAAATTCAATTAGGTGAATTTGATCGTGTCGAGAATAAACTGGAGGACGTTATCACTCCAGCAGAGAAAATCGTAGTTGTTCGCGTAGAAAAAGTTACCGATGTAGTGGAAGAATCCGTTGATTTCGCAGTCGAAAAGAAAAACGATTCTTCATTGCTAAAAGGCAAAGAAAAAGTTGTAACAGAAGGTGTCGCGGGGAAAGTAGAGCGCACTTACGAAGTAGTAAAGGAAAATGGTAAAGTTGTCGAAAAAACATTGAAATCTGAAAATGTAACAAAGAAGCCGACAACAAAAGTTGTAGCCGTAGGGACAAAGGTTGTCACTGCGAGTGTTTCTCGTAGTAATTCAGCAGCACCTGCTGGCGGCACAGAGTTTTATGTAACAGCGACTGCATATACACCATACTGTAATGGCTGTTCTGGCATTTCGGCTGCAGGCATTAACCTGCGTAGCGACCCTGGATTAAAATTGATTGCTGTAGACCCACGTGTCATTCCTTTAGGAACAAAAGTATGGGTTGAAGGCTACGGCTATGCAATTGCTGGTGACACTGGCGGTGCAATTAAAGGCAATAAAATTGATATTCTTGTGCAAACAAAGCAACAAGCATATAGCTGGGGACGTAAGCAAGTACGTATTAAAGTATTAAATTAA
- the rnmV gene encoding ribonuclease M5, translating to MDIKEIIVVEGKDDTTAIKRAVGADTIETNGSAINEEILCRIEHANEKRGVIVFTDPDYPGRRIRAIIEERIPNVKHAFLAKNKTIAKNGKGLGIEHASDADIRQALEDVYTPNEQTNMEEITLEDLMLAHLIGHPQSKPRRNRLGEILNIGMTNGKQLHKRLKMFQITPAQFAQAIAQLDQEEQNA from the coding sequence TTGGATATAAAAGAAATTATCGTTGTAGAAGGTAAGGATGATACAACAGCGATTAAACGAGCTGTCGGTGCGGACACAATTGAAACGAATGGCTCAGCCATCAACGAGGAAATATTGTGTCGCATTGAGCATGCAAACGAGAAGCGTGGGGTCATTGTATTTACAGACCCAGACTATCCAGGACGCCGTATACGTGCAATTATTGAGGAGCGTATACCGAATGTAAAGCATGCATTTTTAGCGAAAAATAAAACAATTGCTAAAAATGGTAAAGGTCTTGGCATCGAGCATGCCAGTGATGCAGATATTCGTCAAGCACTTGAGGATGTTTATACACCGAATGAGCAAACGAATATGGAGGAAATAACCCTTGAGGATTTAATGCTAGCGCACCTTATCGGACATCCACAATCAAAGCCACGTCGCAATCGACTAGGAGAAATATTAAATATTGGTATGACAAATGGTAAGCAGTTGCATAAGCGCTTGAAAATGTTTCAAATTACACCGGCACAATTTGCCCAAGCAATTGCACAGTTAGATCAGGAGGAACAAAATGCATAA
- the rsmA gene encoding 16S rRNA (adenine(1518)-N(6)/adenine(1519)-N(6))-dimethyltransferase RsmA codes for MHKDIATPIRTKEILEKYGFSFKKSLGQNFLIDPNILRNIVSHAKLTENSGAIEVGPGIGALTEHLAREAKKVVSFEIDQRLLPVLEDTLSPYDNVTIVHSDILKADVAQVIAKEMPDVQDIMVVANLPYYVTTPILLKLLHDKLPIRGFVVMMQKEVADRITAKPGTKEYGSLSIAIQYFVTAEVAMIVPKTVFMPQPNVESAVIRLIKHDKPPVAVIDEEFLFEVTRASFVQRRKTILNNLQAGLPNGKQKKEDILAALIKCEIEPTRRGETLTIQEFGKLADALYPNFAKRQ; via the coding sequence ATGCATAAAGATATTGCAACACCTATTCGCACGAAAGAAATTTTGGAAAAGTACGGATTTTCATTTAAGAAAAGCTTGGGTCAAAACTTTTTAATTGATCCAAATATTTTGCGAAATATTGTAAGTCATGCAAAGCTAACAGAAAACAGCGGTGCAATCGAGGTCGGTCCGGGAATCGGTGCTTTAACCGAGCATTTGGCACGCGAGGCTAAAAAAGTTGTGTCGTTTGAAATTGACCAGCGCTTATTGCCAGTGCTAGAAGATACGTTAAGTCCCTATGACAATGTTACAATTGTTCATTCAGATATTTTAAAGGCAGATGTAGCACAAGTAATCGCAAAGGAAATGCCTGATGTTCAGGATATTATGGTTGTTGCCAACTTGCCATATTATGTGACGACACCAATTTTATTAAAGCTTCTACATGACAAACTACCGATTCGTGGTTTTGTTGTTATGATGCAAAAGGAAGTGGCGGATCGCATTACTGCAAAGCCTGGCACGAAGGAATACGGTTCACTTTCTATTGCGATTCAATATTTTGTGACAGCCGAAGTAGCAATGATTGTACCTAAAACGGTGTTTATGCCACAGCCAAATGTCGAATCAGCAGTTATTCGATTAATTAAGCATGATAAGCCACCAGTAGCGGTTATTGACGAAGAATTTTTATTTGAGGTGACACGCGCATCATTTGTGCAACGTCGTAAAACAATTTTGAATAATTTGCAGGCTGGACTGCCAAATGGTAAGCAAAAGAAAGAGGATATTTTAGCGGCATTAATAAAATGCGAAATTGAGCCAACACGTCGTGGAGAAACTTTAACAATTCAAGAATTCGGTAAATTAGCGGATGCACTTTATCCAAATTTCGCAAAACGCCAATAA
- a CDS encoding Veg family protein, whose translation MPKTIANIKKALDGHLGKRLQIKANGSRKKTVECAGILSETHRAVFVVELDEKDNACKRVSYSYTDILTESVEITFLDDAIAVGK comes from the coding sequence ATGCCAAAAACAATTGCCAATATTAAAAAGGCTCTAGATGGTCATTTAGGCAAGCGTTTGCAAATAAAAGCAAACGGTAGCCGCAAAAAAACGGTTGAATGTGCAGGTATATTAAGTGAAACACATCGCGCAGTATTCGTAGTAGAGCTCGATGAAAAAGATAATGCGTGTAAACGCGTTTCTTACAGCTACACAGATATTTTAACAGAATCAGTAGAAATTACATTTTTAGATGATGCAATAGCAGTTGGTAAATAA
- a CDS encoding small, acid-soluble spore protein, alpha/beta type, with protein sequence MARKGIMSNRLKEEIAKELGFYDVVEREGWGGITTRDAGNMVKHAIEKAEKLLAEQQATDTK encoded by the coding sequence ATGGCACGAAAAGGCATCATGTCGAATCGTCTGAAGGAAGAGATTGCAAAAGAACTTGGATTTTATGATGTAGTAGAACGTGAAGGCTGGGGTGGTATTACTACCCGTGATGCAGGGAATATGGTTAAACATGCGATTGAGAAAGCAGAAAAGCTTCTTGCTGAGCAACAAGCTACAGACACAAAGTAG
- the ispE gene encoding 4-(cytidine 5'-diphospho)-2-C-methyl-D-erythritol kinase — protein MLYVKAPAKINLTLDVLYKRPDHYHEVDMIMTTIDLSDRIGLEIRQDGLIKITSANRFVPNDERNFAYQAAKLLKDTYKIKEGVSITIDKEIPIAAGLAGGSSDAAATLRGLNELWSLNLTIDELAELGAQIGSDVPFCVFGGTARATGRGEKIEELPAPPNCWIVLAKPKIGVSTADVYGGLKLDDVEHPNTARAIKAIDRKDYAALCASLSNVLESVTLKLHPEVAMIKEHMQRLGADAVLMSGSGPTVFGLVDNEARTARIYNGLRGFCDEVYTVRLLGERNPLA, from the coding sequence ATGCTTTATGTTAAAGCGCCAGCTAAAATTAACTTAACTCTAGATGTACTATATAAAAGACCTGATCATTATCATGAGGTTGATATGATTATGACAACGATTGATTTATCAGATAGAATCGGTCTAGAAATACGTCAAGATGGCTTAATAAAGATTACCTCAGCAAATCGTTTTGTACCGAATGATGAGCGTAATTTTGCTTATCAAGCGGCGAAGCTACTTAAAGATACATATAAGATTAAAGAAGGTGTATCAATTACGATTGATAAGGAAATTCCTATCGCGGCAGGCTTAGCGGGAGGCAGTAGCGACGCCGCAGCAACACTTCGAGGATTAAATGAGCTTTGGAGCTTAAATTTAACAATAGATGAGTTAGCGGAGCTTGGCGCACAAATTGGCTCGGATGTGCCGTTCTGCGTATTTGGAGGAACCGCTCGGGCAACAGGACGTGGGGAAAAAATTGAGGAGCTGCCAGCACCACCGAATTGCTGGATTGTGTTAGCTAAACCTAAGATTGGCGTCTCAACTGCAGATGTCTATGGAGGTTTAAAATTAGATGATGTAGAGCATCCGAATACAGCAAGGGCAATAAAAGCGATTGATAGGAAAGATTATGCAGCATTATGCGCATCTCTTAGTAATGTATTAGAAAGTGTGACGCTAAAGCTCCATCCTGAAGTTGCGATGATTAAGGAGCATATGCAGCGCCTAGGCGCTGATGCAGTGCTTATGAGTGGTAGTGGGCCGACTGTTTTTGGATTAGTAGATAATGAGGCACGTACAGCAAGAATATATAATGGGTTACGAGGTTTTTGTGACGAGGTGTACACAGTTCGTTTACTTGGTGAAAGGAATCCACTTGCGTAA
- the purR gene encoding pur operon repressor has translation MKWKRSERLVDMTYYLLEHPHQLIPLTYFSDLYQSAKSSISEDLTIVKETFEEKGIGLLITVPGAAGGVKYIPKMSEQEVKEITQELITQLGQSDRLLPGGYLFMTDLLGNPDFMNRIGKVFASAFAGQQIDVIMTVATKGISIAHAIARHLNVPVVVVRRDSKVTEGSTVSINYVSGSSRRIQTMVLSKRSMRSGQRVLITDDFMKVGGTVNGMKSLLEEFECELAGIAVLVEAEHADERLVDDYYSLVKLHEVNEKDRIIELSEGNYFQKGRF, from the coding sequence ATGAAATGGAAGCGTAGTGAACGACTTGTTGATATGACATATTACCTGCTTGAGCATCCCCATCAATTAATCCCCCTCACTTACTTTTCGGATTTGTATCAGTCGGCCAAGTCCTCCATTAGTGAGGATTTAACGATTGTAAAGGAAACGTTTGAGGAGAAGGGTATCGGACTCTTAATAACAGTTCCTGGCGCAGCGGGCGGGGTAAAATATATTCCGAAAATGTCTGAGCAGGAAGTGAAGGAGATTACTCAGGAGTTGATTACTCAATTGGGGCAATCAGATCGATTATTGCCAGGCGGCTATTTGTTTATGACGGATTTACTTGGTAATCCAGATTTTATGAATCGCATTGGTAAGGTATTTGCGAGCGCCTTTGCAGGGCAACAAATCGATGTTATTATGACAGTAGCGACAAAGGGTATTTCTATAGCACATGCAATAGCACGCCATTTGAATGTGCCTGTTGTTGTCGTTCGTCGAGATAGCAAAGTAACTGAAGGCTCAACAGTGAGCATTAATTATGTATCAGGCTCTTCGCGTCGTATTCAAACGATGGTTTTATCTAAACGTAGCATGAGAAGTGGACAACGTGTGCTAATTACCGATGATTTTATGAAGGTAGGCGGTACAGTTAATGGAATGAAAAGCTTGCTAGAGGAATTCGAATGTGAACTAGCAGGTATCGCTGTATTAGTTGAAGCAGAGCATGCGGATGAAAGATTAGTGGATGATTACTATTCTTTAGTTAAACTTCATGAAGTAAATGAGAAGGATCGTATTATTGAACTTAGCGAGGGCAATTATTTTCAAAAGGGGAGATTCTAA
- a CDS encoding RidA family protein — MKAVSTTKAPAAIGPYAQGMIVNNMFYSSGQIPLTASGELVDGDIVEQTNQVFENLKAVLAAAGSSLDQVVKTTVFIKDMDEFGALNEAYAAHFGEHKPARSTVEVARLPRDVKVEIEVIALVK, encoded by the coding sequence ATGAAGGCAGTATCAACAACAAAAGCACCAGCAGCAATTGGACCATATGCGCAAGGCATGATTGTCAACAATATGTTTTATTCATCAGGTCAGATTCCATTAACAGCTTCAGGGGAACTTGTAGATGGTGATATCGTTGAGCAAACGAATCAAGTATTCGAAAATTTAAAAGCCGTTCTTGCAGCAGCAGGCTCTTCACTAGACCAAGTGGTGAAAACAACAGTATTTATTAAAGATATGGATGAGTTTGGAGCATTGAATGAAGCATATGCTGCTCATTTTGGAGAGCATAAGCCAGCACGCTCAACAGTTGAGGTAGCTCGCCTACCACGCGATGTGAAGGTAGAAATTGAAGTAATCGCATTAGTGAAATAA